The sequence CAAAAGACTGACCAGGAAACATGGATGAGACCTTTTCTACATTAAGCAGGTTAATTTGAGAAATCCATACTGATGATGCATTGTGAAATAAAGCACTTCATATATTTTGTAGTGACTAAAAACTCCTTCAATACACGTTCTTAATACTACAGGCCTGATTCCTGGGCGCTGGATGCTTTAGAGTTACATGGAGTGTGTAGGTGACACAGGAATACACAACAATACATATCAAATATCCATCTGTTCTTTATTATGTTCCAGAGTCACTTAGAGTCTTGAGCTATGGAGGGTTTCCAAAAGGCAGTCTTCAGATGAAAGCAGAGTGGTCACTGTTAGATGATTCACAATAGCTTAAAATGGATAAGATTTTTGATAACATACACTTCCTACTACAATAGATTTAcacgttatttaaaaaaaaaacatacataacacATACATTTGTTGGCTGAACATGAGTGGCATTAATGTAGTGTATAAGGAATCACTCAGCAAAAATAAAAGGGGAGCATTTTAGCTAGTCAATAGTGTCAAGAGTCCAAGTTCCTGGAGCTGTGCCCTTACCACACTGTCCCAGCCTTTGTTGGCCTGAGGGTTCCTGGGAGAGGGATGCATTATACCTTTCACTGTCACGTCCATCCCTTCTGCAGCCAAAGCCTTTCTTGCCCGTTGTTCAGAGAACCTGCCCACTCCAATAACTATTTTAACCCCAAGTGTCTTAACGACTTGGCATAAGGCTTCATCACAGATACTCAGTAGCATGTCCCTCTGCTCTTTAGGAAGGTCCGTTGGAGTCAGATTCTTGCCCGTCTCATTCATAAATATGAGAGGGCAGTGATTGTGCACAAAGCAATGCTGGAAAAAAGTTTCAGGTTGGCCACAAAGTGACTTGAAGAAACCCCAAAATCGGGCACCACTCACCTCGCTATTGGGACAATCAAATCCACGTATTGGCCTTTTTGGGTGCTCCACTTCTGGCTTATAGACAAGGCCCTCAATCTGAAGCCAGTCACGCACATGTTTAACTTCCCCAAAGGGAACctgagaaagagaagaaagacaAATACGTAGCTGTAGTACTCTCAACATAAGGAGTGATCCCATCAGCATAAGGCCTCATACACACTGGTGTTTTTACTAGCGTTTCTGAGCGCCCTGTAGGTTTTCCAATGCATTTACATGTGGTAaattaaaaacagaacaagtagcGTTTTGGAAACCTGTACTACAAAGCAAAAAACGCAAGTGGGTTCAGCAACGCTAAAAACAATAGtttgcaatacatttaaatagaaaaacTGTCAGTGGGTATATGAGACATTAAGGGTGGTATttaattgtcggcgggattgccgaaaatccagcGGTACACACAGGATTAccgtaatcctgcgcggaaaaaccattaatatggtaatttactcgctggatttcagggagctgcgagctgaaatccagcaggAGATTAccctaataacggtaatagtttttccgcgctcgatcccgcggacaattgaatatccccctaagAGTTTTGGGATTAACGATGTCACACATACGGGGAGATTCAAGTAGCCTCAAtggctgcacatttttaccattagtacagtaaaaatccacctctatggggcgcgaggAAAGATCAGCGGAGaattctctaaaaaaaaatacatgtgagGTGTCTCCAGAATGGTCACGGAGACACTTAGCGCACAACTGAATTCACCCCATAGTGTAAGGTAACCCAAATGTGGCATTTTTTGTAAATGGGAGGCACAAATATAAAAGTGTTATCATCCTTGTGGGCAGTGTCGGATGAGAACCCCCCCCTCAGATAGCATGTCACACGGGTGTGTAGAACTATGTGAAATGGGTTAGTAATAAGCCTGCAATGTCTGAGTAtgagaagaaaacaaaataataagcAAACGCATatggggacatattcaattagatgCCGGGGTCGCGGTAACGCGCAGTAACGGGATGCAAAGGCAATTCACGGCAACGCAATGATTTTCCCTTGTACCCCATAAGGCTGTGaaggaaaatccgcgttattgtggtaccgtattacctTTGGCAATGAGCACTCCGCGCGTTACCGCGATCCGGCACCTAATTGAATAAGCCCAATGGACTGTAAATACAAGCCAATAAAGGGTCAGACAACCGAATAACATTGACACCTTTTTTGTAGCGCATCAAGACATAaaagggggaattgaattccccccgaatttccacaacgttaaaactattaccaatattacggCAGTTTTAACCCGggtttctgctt is a genomic window of Mixophyes fleayi isolate aMixFle1 chromosome 2, aMixFle1.hap1, whole genome shotgun sequence containing:
- the SMUG1 gene encoding single-strand selective monofunctional uracil DNA glycosylase isoform X1, which produces MILSQPQSGISDNSSAEGDLANGFLQVELELNLKLGNLLFRDPIKYVYNPLLYAWEPHERYVRTYCQSRKEVLFLGMNPGPFGMAQTGVPFGEVKHVRDWLQIEGLVYKPEVEHPKRPIRGFDCPNSEVSGARFWGFFKSLCGQPETFFQHCFVHNHCPLIFMNETGKNLTPTDLPKEQRDMLLSICDEALCQVVKTLGVKIVIGVGRFSEQRARKALAAEGMDVTVKGIMHPSPRNPQANKGWDSVVRAQLQELGLLTLLTS